Proteins encoded by one window of Halorubrum ruber:
- a CDS encoding ABC transporter permease produces the protein MSLGRFALKRSLQGIGVVWGVVTVVFALRFVTPGSPINAVAPLDASQETRQAIAAELGLDQPLYVQYGQYIFDLLRGDMGFSYIRGQDVATLVFGRLPATVELAVAASVVAIVLAIPLGVISATRRNEPVDYGATLLSLGGISTPNFWLGIMLILVFAVEFNIFNTSGRGATVVDVALSVVNAEPFVGTLLTWLAYITLPAIALGTYFMALITRLTRSGMLDELSKGYVQAARAKGLPQTLIRYKHALRNTLIPVITVLGLQLGTLIGGAVITEAVFSWPGLGTLVIDSINTRDWPTLQGSLIVIGTSFVLVNILVDVVYAYLDPEVVND, from the coding sequence ATGTCACTCGGAAGATTCGCACTCAAAAGAAGCCTCCAAGGGATCGGCGTCGTCTGGGGCGTCGTCACCGTCGTGTTCGCGCTCCGGTTCGTCACGCCCGGCAGCCCGATCAACGCGGTCGCACCGCTCGACGCTTCGCAGGAGACGCGACAGGCGATCGCCGCCGAGCTGGGGCTCGACCAGCCGCTGTACGTCCAGTACGGGCAGTACATCTTCGACCTCCTTCGCGGCGACATGGGGTTCTCCTACATCCGCGGCCAGGACGTCGCGACGCTCGTGTTCGGTCGCCTCCCCGCGACGGTCGAACTGGCGGTCGCCGCCAGCGTCGTCGCCATCGTCCTCGCGATCCCGCTGGGCGTGATCAGCGCCACCCGGCGCAACGAACCGGTCGACTACGGCGCGACGCTGCTGTCGCTCGGCGGTATCTCGACGCCGAACTTCTGGCTCGGGATCATGCTCATCCTCGTGTTCGCCGTGGAGTTCAACATCTTCAACACCAGCGGCCGCGGGGCCACCGTCGTCGACGTCGCGCTGTCGGTCGTCAACGCCGAACCGTTCGTCGGGACGCTGCTGACGTGGCTCGCGTACATCACGCTGCCCGCGATCGCCCTCGGCACGTACTTCATGGCGCTCATCACCAGACTGACGCGGTCGGGAATGCTCGACGAGCTCAGCAAGGGGTACGTTCAGGCCGCGCGGGCCAAGGGGCTCCCGCAGACCCTGATCCGGTACAAGCACGCGCTCCGGAACACGCTGATCCCCGTGATCACCGTCCTCGGGCTCCAGCTCGGGACGCTGATCGGCGGCGCCGTCATCACGGAGGCGGTGTTCTCGTGGCCGGGACTCGGCACGCTCGTCATCGACAGTATCAACACCCGAGACTGGCCGACGCTACAGGGCAGTCTCATCGTCATCGGGACGAGCTTCGTCCTCGTCAACATCCTCGTCGACGTGGTGTACGCCTACCTCGACCCGGAGGTGGTGAACGACTAA
- a CDS encoding ABC transporter substrate-binding protein, whose amino-acid sequence MPTDNDDHVDRRTVLKYAGTAGAVGLAGCSGNGGDGGDGSDGSDGEDGMDGGDGSDGEDGSDGGDDAFELGVTMGQMDSGLDPQDHAETNTEIITGQMYEGLLDRDKEGGIIAGLANEWERTDDGSVRFVLRDGVTFHNGDDLTAEDVRFSIRRIVFNDVGIVSPQTNDLGSVSEVTTGDGEVTVSFEGYNPIAFQLFATNGDIMQQSWVEENGTDYINRNANGTGPFRLTEYQSGNVVRYGPNEDYWDGAPAVDELSMTASSESSTRVNQLLAEETDIVTNVPPNEVSRVNSSDVATINSVASARIIFLQMRYDVEPFSSQQFRQAMNHAVDVGSIIENVLNGFGNITGQPTLEGHVGYNPDIEPYPYDPAEAERLVEESGYAGAEITLQTPIGRYLRDVEIAQAAANQIDSLSNVSCELQQREFSSLVQDVTAPNIEDRPHFTLLGWGNAEFDGSQTLTPLLSSEGALTILKNDELDGLLEEAESTRDPDERVDILQEANQLAHDLAPWVFMHQQFSVYGVSSDISWEPRADEFIDPDTATQQ is encoded by the coding sequence ATGCCTACTGACAACGACGATCACGTCGACAGGCGGACGGTGCTCAAGTACGCGGGAACGGCCGGTGCGGTCGGCCTCGCTGGCTGTTCCGGAAACGGCGGCGACGGCGGTGACGGCTCGGACGGCTCGGACGGCGAGGACGGTATGGACGGCGGGGACGGCTCGGACGGCGAGGACGGCTCCGACGGGGGCGACGACGCGTTCGAACTCGGCGTCACCATGGGCCAGATGGACTCCGGACTCGACCCGCAGGACCACGCCGAGACGAACACCGAGATCATCACCGGGCAGATGTACGAGGGCCTGCTCGACCGCGACAAGGAGGGCGGCATCATCGCCGGGCTCGCCAACGAGTGGGAGCGCACGGACGACGGCAGCGTCCGGTTCGTGCTGCGCGACGGCGTCACGTTCCACAACGGCGACGACCTGACCGCGGAGGACGTCCGGTTCAGCATCCGCCGGATCGTCTTCAACGACGTCGGCATCGTCAGTCCGCAGACGAACGACCTCGGCTCGGTCTCGGAGGTCACGACCGGCGACGGGGAGGTGACGGTCTCCTTCGAGGGGTACAACCCGATCGCGTTCCAGCTGTTCGCGACGAACGGCGACATCATGCAGCAGTCGTGGGTCGAGGAGAACGGCACCGACTACATCAACCGGAACGCGAACGGGACGGGGCCGTTCCGTCTCACCGAGTACCAGTCTGGCAACGTGGTCCGCTACGGGCCGAACGAGGACTACTGGGACGGCGCGCCGGCGGTCGACGAACTCTCCATGACCGCCTCCAGCGAGTCGAGCACGCGGGTCAACCAGCTGCTCGCCGAGGAGACGGACATCGTGACGAACGTCCCGCCGAACGAGGTCTCTCGGGTGAACAGCTCCGACGTCGCGACGATCAACTCCGTGGCGAGCGCGCGGATCATCTTCCTCCAGATGCGCTACGACGTGGAGCCGTTCTCCAGCCAGCAGTTCCGGCAGGCGATGAACCACGCGGTCGACGTCGGGAGCATCATCGAGAACGTGCTCAACGGCTTCGGCAACATCACCGGACAGCCGACGCTGGAGGGCCACGTCGGCTACAACCCCGACATCGAGCCGTACCCGTACGACCCCGCCGAGGCCGAGCGGCTCGTCGAGGAGTCGGGATACGCCGGCGCGGAGATCACGCTTCAGACGCCGATCGGGCGCTACCTCCGCGACGTCGAGATCGCGCAGGCGGCGGCCAACCAGATCGACTCGCTGTCGAACGTCTCCTGTGAGCTGCAACAGCGCGAGTTCTCCTCGCTCGTCCAGGACGTCACCGCGCCGAACATCGAGGACCGCCCGCACTTCACCCTCCTCGGGTGGGGGAACGCCGAGTTCGACGGGAGCCAGACCCTGACGCCGTTGCTCTCCTCCGAGGGCGCGCTCACGATCTTGAAGAACGACGAGCTCGACGGGCTCCTCGAAGAGGCGGAGTCGACCCGGGATCCCGACGAGCGGGTCGACATCCTTCAGGAGGCGAACCAGCTCGCCCACGACCTCGCGCCGTGGGTGTTCATGCACCAGCAGTTCAGCGTCTACGGCGTCTCCAGCGATATCTCTTGGGAGCCGCGGGCCGACGAGTTCATCGACCCGGACACCGCCACGCAACAGTAA
- a CDS encoding DUF7529 family protein: MDAPDPGPRWDAVEEDAESTAAAYRERGWTAIAGHPGQVNPVADAGRIDVLLPESEFDAALSAVDDAAIDGVDVYAGAADRVAYRLVVATDEAAQVALCVPTYLASDDLAALRAAAEAAGTLTVRLRPLDDRDHVEIAIDEPAVFFDAPEA; this comes from the coding sequence ATGGACGCACCCGATCCCGGACCGCGGTGGGACGCGGTCGAGGAGGACGCGGAATCGACGGCGGCGGCGTACCGAGAGCGCGGCTGGACCGCGATCGCCGGGCACCCCGGACAGGTGAACCCCGTCGCGGACGCCGGCCGGATCGACGTACTCTTACCCGAGTCGGAGTTCGACGCGGCGCTTTCCGCTGTCGACGACGCCGCGATCGACGGCGTCGACGTGTACGCGGGCGCCGCCGACAGGGTCGCGTACCGGCTGGTGGTCGCGACCGACGAGGCGGCACAGGTGGCGCTGTGCGTGCCGACGTACCTCGCGAGCGACGACCTCGCCGCGCTGCGCGCGGCCGCCGAGGCGGCGGGGACGCTCACCGTGCGGCTGCGCCCCCTCGACGACCGCGACCACGTCGAGATCGCGATCGACGAGCCCGCCGTCTTCTTCGACGCGCCCGAGGCGTGA
- a CDS encoding phosphoribosyltransferase family protein has translation MNRAEKAALQLQAVAVLRMLKETRTYEELSEVTGLPAGDLNRYVNGHVLPGTDRASEVVESVGREALADELVARVEFDDEGYVDNSGVVFDQSFLDLVAPVAAETFEFESPDVVLTAATDGITLGAAMASFFDARLAYAKKSKETAVEEFIESRQRLASGIELTYYLPASAIDAGDTVLVVDDLIRSGETQELLLDIALQGDADVTGVFALIAVGDEGMDRARAITDAPVGALTTFE, from the coding sequence ATGAACCGCGCAGAGAAGGCGGCCCTCCAGCTACAGGCGGTCGCCGTGTTGCGGATGCTGAAGGAGACGCGAACGTACGAGGAGCTGTCGGAGGTGACCGGGCTGCCCGCGGGCGACCTGAACCGGTACGTGAACGGGCACGTGCTGCCCGGCACCGACCGCGCGAGCGAGGTCGTCGAGTCGGTCGGCCGCGAGGCGCTCGCCGACGAGCTGGTCGCGCGCGTCGAGTTCGACGACGAGGGGTACGTGGACAACTCCGGCGTCGTCTTCGACCAGTCGTTCCTCGATCTGGTGGCGCCGGTCGCGGCGGAGACGTTCGAGTTCGAGTCGCCCGACGTGGTCCTGACTGCCGCGACCGACGGGATCACGCTCGGCGCGGCGATGGCCTCCTTCTTCGACGCGCGCTTGGCGTACGCGAAGAAGTCGAAAGAGACCGCCGTCGAGGAGTTCATCGAGTCGCGCCAGCGGCTCGCCTCCGGCATCGAGCTCACCTACTACCTCCCCGCGAGCGCGATCGACGCCGGCGACACGGTGTTAGTCGTCGACGACCTCATCCGCTCGGGCGAGACCCAAGAGCTCCTCTTGGACATCGCGCTCCAGGGCGACGCCGACGTCACCGGCGTGTTCGCGCTCATCGCCGTCGGCGACGAGGGGATGGACCGCGCGCGAGCGATCACCGACGCGCCGGTCGGGGCGCTGACGACGTTCGAGTAG
- a CDS encoding NCS2 family permease gives MGLSDTLAARFDVESHGSDVRTEIIAGLTTFLAMSYIIVVNPAILSEAIQIEGYGQGEVFQMIAIATILSAAIATAVMALYANRPFGLAPGLGLNAFFAYTVVLGLGVPWQTALAAVFVEGVLFMLLTAVGAREYVIRLFPEPVKRSVGAGIGLFLLFIGFQELQLVVPDDATLVTLGGIFGNPWAILGLLGLAFTFALWARGITGSIVIGIVTTSLVGWGLTLAGVFGRGTVTPESLPSAQYDITPLAGAFVDGLGQIDPLTFVLVVFTFFFVDFFDTAGTLIGVSQFGDFLDEDGDLPDMDKPLMADAVGTTAGAVLGTSTVTTYIESSTGVEEGGRTGLTALVVALLFLASLAVIPVVAAIPAYASFIALIVVGVMMLQGLVEVDWQDPAWAVSAGLTVTVMPFAYSIADGLAAGIVAYPLIKVAVGEYDEVALGQYVIAALLAAYYVLQTRGVIF, from the coding sequence ATGGGCCTTTCAGACACGCTGGCCGCGCGGTTCGACGTGGAGTCGCACGGGTCGGACGTTCGGACGGAGATAATCGCCGGGCTCACGACGTTCCTCGCGATGTCGTACATCATCGTCGTGAACCCCGCCATCCTCTCGGAGGCGATCCAGATCGAGGGGTACGGGCAGGGAGAGGTGTTCCAGATGATTGCCATCGCGACGATCCTCTCGGCGGCGATCGCGACGGCCGTGATGGCGCTGTACGCGAACCGGCCGTTCGGGCTCGCGCCCGGGCTCGGGCTCAACGCCTTCTTCGCGTACACGGTCGTGCTGGGACTCGGCGTCCCGTGGCAGACGGCCCTCGCCGCCGTCTTCGTCGAGGGGGTCCTGTTCATGCTCCTGACCGCGGTCGGCGCACGAGAGTACGTCATCCGGCTGTTCCCCGAGCCGGTGAAGCGCTCCGTCGGCGCCGGTATCGGACTGTTCCTGCTGTTCATCGGCTTTCAGGAGCTCCAACTCGTCGTCCCCGACGACGCGACGCTCGTCACGCTCGGCGGGATCTTCGGGAATCCGTGGGCGATCCTCGGGCTGCTCGGGCTCGCGTTCACCTTCGCCCTCTGGGCGCGCGGGATCACGGGCTCGATCGTGATCGGCATCGTGACGACCTCGCTGGTCGGCTGGGGGCTCACCCTCGCCGGCGTCTTCGGGCGCGGCACGGTCACCCCGGAGTCGCTGCCGAGCGCGCAGTACGACATCACGCCGCTCGCGGGCGCGTTCGTCGACGGGCTGGGACAGATCGACCCGCTCACGTTCGTCCTCGTCGTGTTCACGTTCTTCTTCGTCGACTTCTTCGACACCGCCGGGACGCTCATCGGCGTCTCGCAGTTCGGTGACTTCCTCGACGAGGACGGCGACCTCCCGGACATGGACAAGCCGCTGATGGCCGACGCGGTGGGGACGACCGCCGGCGCGGTGCTCGGCACCTCCACGGTGACGACGTACATCGAGTCGTCGACCGGCGTCGAGGAGGGCGGCCGCACCGGCCTCACCGCCCTCGTCGTCGCGCTCCTCTTCCTCGCGTCGCTCGCGGTGATCCCCGTCGTCGCCGCCATCCCGGCGTACGCCTCCTTCATCGCGCTGATCGTCGTCGGCGTGATGATGCTCCAAGGGCTCGTCGAGGTCGACTGGCAGGACCCGGCGTGGGCCGTCTCCGCGGGGCTCACGGTCACCGTGATGCCGTTCGCCTACTCCATCGCCGACGGACTCGCGGCCGGCATCGTCGCCTACCCGCTGATCAAGGTCGCGGTCGGCGAGTACGACGAGGTCGCGCTCGGGCAGTACGTCATCGCGGCGCTGCTCGCCGCCTACTACGTGCTCCAGACGCGCGGCGTCATCTTCTAA
- a CDS encoding glycerate kinase type-2 family protein, whose translation MPDQSDEFRVTVADRERHASDPARELALDCVTAGIEAAHPERVVADALSLDDDILTVTAVDDTSTTVNLDAYDRVLVVGAGNAAGHFAAAVERLLGDRIDGGAVVTDDPVETDRVAVLAGDHPTPSETGVESAREVREVAVDAGEDDLVIGLITGGGSALLAAPAEGIGLDDLRETTEALLASGATIAEINAVRKHCSAVKGGRLARAAAPADVLGLAISDVTGDDPAVIASGPLSPDPTTYADALAVLDRYGIDAPAAATDRLERGAAGELAETPGPGDPPFDGDGVDIRIVASARTALNAAREVAAARGYEPLVLSSRVRGEAGEAAKTHAAVAEECHAAGEPAEPPAVLLSAGEVTVTLGDDAGKGGPNQEFALSAALELDAAGPDGAREAGHAAVAVASVDTDGIDGATDAAGALVDDRLVGDGPDGGADDGGSDGLLDREAAADALDEHDAYPLLDEVGALLRTGPTGTNVNDLRAVVVPGSGPRSEDTK comes from the coding sequence ATGCCCGATCAGTCCGACGAGTTCCGCGTAACCGTCGCCGACCGGGAGCGACACGCGAGCGACCCGGCTCGCGAACTCGCGCTCGACTGCGTTACCGCGGGGATCGAGGCGGCCCACCCGGAGCGAGTGGTCGCGGACGCGCTTTCTCTCGACGATGACATCCTGACGGTCACCGCCGTCGACGACACCTCGACGACCGTTAACCTCGACGCGTACGATCGCGTCCTCGTCGTCGGCGCGGGCAACGCCGCGGGGCACTTCGCGGCCGCAGTCGAGCGCCTGCTCGGCGACCGGATCGACGGCGGCGCGGTCGTCACGGACGACCCCGTCGAGACCGATCGAGTCGCGGTCCTGGCCGGCGACCATCCCACCCCGAGCGAGACGGGCGTCGAGAGCGCCCGAGAGGTCCGCGAGGTCGCGGTCGACGCCGGCGAGGACGACCTCGTGATCGGCCTGATCACGGGCGGCGGGAGCGCGCTGCTGGCCGCGCCCGCCGAGGGAATCGGGCTCGACGACCTCCGCGAGACGACCGAGGCGCTGCTCGCGAGCGGCGCGACCATCGCGGAGATCAACGCGGTCCGGAAACACTGCTCGGCGGTGAAGGGCGGACGGCTCGCGCGGGCGGCCGCCCCCGCCGACGTCCTCGGCCTCGCGATAAGCGACGTCACCGGCGACGACCCGGCCGTGATCGCGAGCGGCCCCCTCTCGCCCGATCCGACGACGTACGCGGACGCGCTCGCGGTGCTCGACCGATACGGGATCGACGCCCCGGCCGCCGCGACCGACCGGCTCGAACGCGGTGCCGCGGGCGAGCTCGCGGAGACCCCGGGACCGGGCGATCCCCCGTTCGACGGCGACGGCGTCGACATCCGGATCGTCGCAAGCGCGCGCACCGCCCTGAACGCCGCCCGCGAGGTCGCCGCGGCGCGCGGGTACGAGCCGCTCGTGCTCTCCTCGCGGGTGCGCGGCGAAGCGGGCGAGGCGGCGAAGACCCACGCGGCGGTCGCAGAGGAGTGCCACGCGGCCGGCGAGCCCGCAGAGCCGCCCGCGGTCCTCCTCTCGGCCGGCGAGGTGACGGTGACGCTCGGCGACGACGCCGGAAAAGGCGGCCCGAACCAGGAGTTCGCGCTGTCGGCCGCGCTCGAACTCGACGCGGCGGGCCCGGACGGCGCGAGAGAGGCGGGCCACGCCGCGGTCGCCGTCGCGAGCGTCGACACCGACGGGATCGACGGCGCCACGGACGCTGCGGGCGCGCTGGTCGACGACCGCCTCGTCGGGGACGGCCCCGACGGCGGCGCCGACGATGGCGGCAGCGACGGGTTGCTGGACCGCGAGGCGGCCGCGGACGCGCTCGACGAGCACGACGCGTACCCGCTCCTCGACGAGGTGGGCGCGCTGCTCCGGACCGGACCGACCGGGACGAACGTCAACGACCTGCGCGCGGTCGTGGTTCCGGGGTCCGGACCGCGTTCGGAAGACACTAAGTAG
- a CDS encoding alanine dehydrogenase: MQTLLLNADDVDENAEMDRVIDAVRGAFTAYERGDAKMPAKSYIDLPEYNGDFRSMPAYLDVREEDVAEETAAGDGWDAAGIKWVNVHTDNPADHDLPTVMGTMIYSDPETAFPLAVLDGTTLTMKRTGAAAAVATDHLAVPDASSLGIVGAGVQSYTQLEAISTVRDIEEVVISDLDEARVADFVDAFEGRFDVRAGSISEAGHCDVLSTVTPVEDPIVGPDDVGDHTHINAMGADAEGKHELADDLLLDATVVIDDHEQCTHSGEINVPYAAGTLTDDDIYGEIGEIVVGRRAGRPGTSGTPADADGVRGVSVFDSTGLAIQDVAAARVVYERADELDNGYPFDLLGLDG, encoded by the coding sequence ATGCAGACGCTGCTCCTCAACGCGGACGACGTCGACGAGAACGCCGAGATGGACCGCGTGATCGACGCGGTCCGCGGCGCGTTCACGGCCTACGAGCGCGGCGACGCGAAGATGCCGGCGAAGTCGTACATCGACCTCCCCGAGTACAACGGCGACTTCCGCTCGATGCCGGCGTACCTCGACGTGCGCGAGGAGGACGTCGCCGAGGAGACCGCGGCCGGCGACGGGTGGGACGCGGCCGGGATCAAGTGGGTGAACGTCCACACCGACAACCCCGCCGACCACGACCTCCCGACCGTGATGGGGACGATGATCTACTCCGACCCGGAGACGGCGTTCCCGCTCGCCGTCCTCGACGGGACGACGCTGACGATGAAGCGCACCGGCGCGGCCGCGGCGGTCGCGACCGACCACCTCGCCGTCCCCGACGCGAGCAGTCTCGGGATCGTCGGCGCCGGCGTCCAGTCGTACACGCAGCTCGAAGCGATCTCGACGGTACGAGACATCGAGGAGGTCGTGATCAGCGACCTCGACGAGGCGCGCGTCGCCGACTTCGTCGACGCGTTCGAAGGCCGGTTCGACGTGCGCGCGGGCTCGATCTCGGAGGCGGGCCACTGCGACGTGCTCTCGACGGTGACCCCCGTCGAGGACCCGATCGTCGGTCCGGACGACGTGGGCGATCACACTCATATCAACGCGATGGGCGCGGACGCCGAGGGCAAACACGAGCTCGCGGACGACCTCCTCTTAGACGCTACCGTCGTCATCGACGACCACGAGCAGTGCACCCACTCCGGCGAGATCAACGTCCCCTACGCCGCGGGGACGCTCACGGACGACGACATCTACGGCGAGATCGGCGAGATCGTCGTCGGCCGCCGCGCGGGCCGGCCCGGCACGTCAGGCACGCCGGCCGACGCCGACGGCGTGCGCGGCGTCAGCGTCTTCGACTCGAC